From a single Nymphaea colorata isolate Beijing-Zhang1983 chromosome 4, ASM883128v2, whole genome shotgun sequence genomic region:
- the LOC116252486 gene encoding long-chain-alcohol oxidase FAO4A yields the protein MSSRYSLGGEVHPEPALELTEVAIELDGEDTMSRRSMSFRSDCDEANSHRLLRGGRPPYPHSYSRRQMEVLTAVCDTILPSIDFDLYKRRTVPEPPLAAEESLRTFFATSASMAGTPQHIAGFISERMKHPLLGLLRMALFLLSTWYGTFICCGWLSVGTEFPYFRKFSDIELHRREAILRSWSSSYFTILRQLFNALKFLTLLTFFTQVDQKNENPSWAALGYCGPDPEFANRKKRPDHRQGKDGDGAEYGPLHGAVIDMESAEDGDIAASLRNSGFSVTIHRRTRSGKTVANIMKKLKGRGGECDDVDPAVTIRCDAVVVGSGSGGGVVAGEIAKAGYKVIVLEKGRYYARKTLSLLEGPTIDQMYEGGGVVATDDLGILVLAGSTVGGGSAINWSASIRTPEHVRKEWSEKNGLELFGSEAYTEALDSVCDRMGVQAKPLRLEEESLNSSVVRKGCLELGYPVSDIPRNSPSDHSCGWCCFGCKDGKKKGTQETWLVDAVESGNGAIISGARALKIVGVKQKNRARKKAAGILFQRANKEKDVVYFIESKVTIVACGALNTPVLLRKSGLRNPHIGRNLKLHPVQMAWGYFPEAETNNRSYEGGIMTAMSTVAANFSTTGYGAIIQTPALHPGMFSVLVPWVSGLDSKERMSRFSRTAHVFALARDRGSGVVDLPRSLSYQLAKEDEESLGNGLEKVLRILAAAGAEEIGTHHVGGERINVKRASYNEFERFVARAKERGVRGLSTPLCSAHQMGSCRMGVNPEESVVDERGESWEVEGLYLADASVLPGALGVNPMVTIMAVAHCTSKVVVDVLKRKKRTQ from the exons ATGTCGAGCCGTTACAGTCTGGGAGGCGAAGTTCATCCCGAGCCTGCGCTGGAGCTGACCGAGGTGGCCATCGAGCTGGATGGCGAGGACACGATGAGCAGACGGTCCATGAGCTTCCGGTCAGACTGCGACGAGGCCAACAGCCACCGGCTGCTGAGGGGCGGAAGGCCCCCTTACCCCCACTCCTACTCCCGCCGCCAGATGGAGGTGCTCACCGCCGTCTGCGACACCATCCTGCCCTCCATCGACTTCGACCTCTACAAGCGCAGGACCGTTCCGGAGCCCCCCCTGGCCGCGGAGGAGTCGCTCAGGACCTTCTTTGCTACCTCCGCGTCCATGGCCGGCACTCCCCAGCAT atTGCGGGATTCATCAGCGAGAGGATGAAGCACCCGCTGCTGGGGCTGCTCCGCATGGCATTGTTTCTGCTGTCGACCTGGTACGGCACCTTCATCTGCTGCGGCTGGCTGAGCGTCGGCACCGAGTTCCCTTACTTCCGCAAGTTTTCCGATATCGAGCTTCACAGACGGGAGGCCATCCTGCGGTCCTGGTCCTCCAGCTACTTCACCATCCTCAGGCAGCTCTTCAACGCGCTCAAGTTCCTCACCCTCCTCACTTTCTTCACTCAG GTGGACCAGAAGAACGAGAACCCGTCGTGGGCGGCCCTCGGGTACTGTGGCCCCGACCCCGAGTTCGCGAACCGAAAGAAACGGCCGGATCACCGCCAAGGCAAGGACGGCGACGGCGCTGAGTACGGGCCTCTGCATGGCGCCGTCATCGACATGGAGAGCGCGGAGGACGGCGACATTGCTGCCTCCCTCAGAAACTCCGGCTTCTCCGTCACGATCCACCGGAGGACACGCAGCGGAAAGACGGTGGCCAACATCATGAAGAAGCTGAAAGGAAGGGGAGGCGAGTGCGACGACGTGGACCCGGCTGTGACGATCCGCTGCGACGCCGTAGTCGTCGGCTCCGGCTCCGGCGGAGGAGTGGTGGCGGGTGAGATAGCTAAGGCGGGGTACAAGGTGATCGTGCTGGAGAAAGGGCGGTACTATGCCAGGAAGACGCTGTCGCTGCTCGAGGGTCCGACGATAGATCAGATGTACGAGGGCGGAGGCGTTGTAGCCACCGACGACTTGGGCATCCTCGTGCTCGCGGGGTCCACCGTTGGCGGCGGATCCGCCATCAACTGGTCGGCGAGCATCCGCACGCCGGAACACGTCCGGAAGGAATGGAGCGAGAAGAATGGGCTGGAGCTGTTCGGAAGCGAAGCGTATACGGAAGCCCTCGACTCGGTGTGTGATCGCATGGGCGTCCAGGCGAAGCCACTGAGATTAGAAGAGGAGAGCCTGAACAGCTCCGTTGTGAGGAAGGGATGCTTGGAGTTGGGTTATCCGGTGAGCGATATTCCGAGAAACTCCCCGTCCGACCATTCCTGTGGGTGGTGCTGCTTCGGATGCAAGGACGGCAAGAAGAAGGGCACGCAGGAGACGTGGCTCGTGGACGCAGTGGAATCCGGCAACGGCGCCATCATCTCCGGCGCGAGGGCATTGAAGATCGTCGGTGTCAAGCAGAAGAATAGGGCGAGGAAGAAGGCGGCGGGCATTCTCTTCCAGCGGGCGAACAAGGAGAAGGACGTCGTCTACTTCATCGAGTCGAAAGTGACCATCGTCGCGTGCGGGGCGCTCAACACGCCGGTTCTGCTGAGGAAGAGCGGTCTGAGAAACCCGCACATCGGGCGGAACCTGAAGCTCCACCCCGTGCAGATGGCGTGGGGATACTTCCCGGAGGCGGAAACAAACAACCGGAGCTACGAGGGCGGGATTATGACGGCGATGTCGACGGTCGCCGCGAATTTCAGCACGACCGGCTACGGCGCAATCATTCAAACGCCGGCGCTGCACCCGGGGATGTTCTCCGTCTTAGTGCCCTGGGTCTCGGGGCTCGACTCGAAGGAAAGAATGAGCCGCTTCTCGCGAACGGCTCACGTGTTCGCGCTGGCCCGTGACCGAGGGTCCGGGGTGGTGGACCTGCCGCGGTCGCTGAGCTACCAGCTGGCGAAGGAAGACGAAGAGAGCCTGGGGAACGGGTTGGAGAAGGTGCTGAGGATACTGGCGGCGGCGGGGGCGGAGGAGATCGGGACGCACCACGTGGGAGGGGAGAGGATCAATGTGAAGCGGGCGAGCTACAACGAGTTCGAGAGGTTCGTGGCGAGGGCGAAGGAAAGGGGAGTGAGGGGGCTGTCGACGCCGCTGTGCTCGGCCCACCAGATGGGGAGTTGCAGGATGGGGGTGAACCCGGAGGAGTCGGTGGTGGACGAGAGGGGGGAGAGCTGGGAGGTGGAGGGCCTGTACTTGGCCGACGCCAGCGTGCTCCCCGGCGCCCTTGGAGTGAACCCCATGGTCACCATCATGGCCGTCGCCCACTGCACCTCCAAGGTCGTGGTCGACGTCctcaagaggaagaagaggacgCAGTAG
- the LOC116252489 gene encoding polygalacturonase-like produces the protein MGTAPATTILMALLLPSVLLQSVTGAEKTFNVLSYGAKADAVTDDSPAFLKAWSAMCAAATSSATTMYVPSGQYLLHPTLFSGPCVNGNITVKIDGYLVASSNYTLYGAKGYWLKFDRVKGLTIQGGYLHGKGSALWACKAGSGTCPSGATSLLFNNVEDVLLTSLTSVDSELYHIVIDSSSNVQVDAVKVNASGSSPNTDGIHVEESTGVKITNTVIKTGDDCISIGPGTQNLWIEKVTCGPGHGISIGSLGKSADEAGVQNVTVKNVAFSGSTNGLRIKSWARSSSSFAKGITYDGATMDGVNNPIIIDQHYCPHDIDCPAESSGVQISDITYNNIKGTSATQAAVTFNCSSSTPCQGIKVSNVQLTYMSKPSKSYCEYAYGSASTGVVPPINCLQ, from the exons ATGGGGACTGCTCCTGCAACTACCATCCTCATGGCCCTTCTCCTTCCTTCGGTGCTTCTCCAATCAGTGACTGGAGCAGAGAAGACCTTCAACGTTCTGAGCTATGGTGCCAAGGCCGATGCAGTGACCGACGACAGTCCTGCGTTTCTCAAGGCGTGGTCGGCCATGTGTGCTGCTGCAACAAGTTCTGCAACCACAATGTATGTGCCGAGCGGGCAGTACCTGCTGCACCCGACTCTCTTCTCCGGTCCCTGTGTAAATGGCAACATCACAGTCAAAATCGACGGCTACCTGGTTGCTTCTTCCAACTACACTCTGTATGGAGCTAAGGGTTACTGGCTGAAGTTCGACCGGGTGAAGGGGCTGACAATCCAAGGCGGATATCTCCACGGCAAGGGCTCGGCGTTGTGGGCTTGCAAGGCAGGCTCAGGGACATGCCCATCCGGTGCAACG TCCCTCCTCTTCAACAATGTGGAAGATGTTCTGTTAACAAGCCTCACCTCAGTTGACAGTGAGCTTTATCACATTGTCATCGACTCATCTAGTAATGTACAAGTAGATGCAGTGAAGGTCAACGCCTCTGGATCAAGCCCGAACACGGATGGCATACACGTGGAGGAATCGACGGGTGTGAAGATCACGAACACTGTTATAAAGACTGGAGATGATTGCATATCCATTGGTCCGGGAACTCAAAACCTGTGGATAGAGAAAGTGACGTGCGGTCCAGGACATGGGATAAG TATTGGAAGCCTCGGAAAGTCTGCAGATGAAGCTGGGGTACAAAATGTCACAGTGAAAAATGTCGCTTTCTCAGGGTCCACGAATGGGCTGAGAATAAAATCGTGGGCAAGAAGCAGCAGTAGTTTTGCTAAAGGAATAACGTATGATGGAGCCACCATGGACGGTGTTAATAATCCCATCATCATAGACCAGCACTATTGTCCACACGACATCGACTGCCCTGCGGAG AGCTCTGGAGTTCAGATCTCAGACATAACGTACAACAACATAAAAGGGACATCTGCAACACAAGCGGCGGTAACCTTTAATTGCAGTTCAAGCACACCGTGCCAAGGGATCAAGGTATCAAATGTGCAGCTAACATACATGAGCAAGCCTTCGAAGTCCTATTGTGAATATGCATATGGGAGCGCAAGCACGGGCGTGGTTCCACCAATAAATTGTCTGCAATAG
- the LOC116252487 gene encoding pentatricopeptide repeat-containing protein At1g77360, mitochondrial-like: MVKVGNPKRSSNGRSPKKRPKEASASTAKPSTASPTLPPIPSVKGGDDHGIARKPPRQTFPSHLDFPDLPQRIRLLCELIAETPAENIEAALAKTHIPISPEDVEVVLKLSYGSPNAAVKFFRCVLHRVRVNPFSWNLVVDVLGKNYLFDEMWDAAKSMKAGGFLSVSTFASVFSSYVQAGRLNEAFMTFDVLDRYGIPKDVVAVNSLLSAICRGRETSEALEFFDKMKGKVPPDADTFAILLEGCEREGNAARAMTTFAEMISRMGWNSENKSAYDAFLTTLVRASEIEETVKYLKALQSRNCSPSMKFFRNSVSLLAERNDPKAASKLWDIMISSNLLPNVTMYNTMIGLFCRAADDMVDDAYKLLDEMAFNGAFPDSITYNTIFECLIKRGKTEEAAKFFVEAKKNECHLSDSVSASAIKFFFESDDPETAIEVWTYMAESDINPREESANTLLTCLGDLGRLYEVRKFFDVVTDSGIYIHSSTMVKLKRTFVDAGKGQSYERIASRWKARSDGIRRL, from the coding sequence aTGGTGAAAGTGGGCAATCCCAAACGCTCGTCGAATGGCCGTTCTCCTAAAAAGCGCCCGAAGGAAGCATCTGCGTCCACCGCCAAACCATCCACTGCGTCTCCGACCCTGCCCCCAATCCCTTCTGTCAAGGGCGGCGACGACCATGGCATCGCCCGAAAGCCTCCGAGGCAGACCTTCCCCTCCCACCTGGACTTCCCGGACCTCCCCCAGAGGATCAGATTGCTCTGCGAACTCATCGCCGAGACGCCGGCTGAGAACATTGAGGCTGCCCTCGCTAAGACCCACATTCCCATCTCCCCTGAAGACGTCGAGGTCGTCCTCAAGCTGTCCTATGGCTCCCCCAACGCCGCCGTCAAGTTTTTCCGGTGCGTTCTGCATAGGGTGCGGGTGAACCCCTTCTCCTGGAACCTGGTGGTAGACGTTTTGGGGAAGAACTATCTGTTCGATGAGATGTGGGACGCCGCGAAGTCGATGAAGGCCGGCGGCTTCCTCTCTGTCTCTACCTTCGCCTCCGTCTTCAGCAGCTACGTGCAGGCCGGCCGCCTCAACGAGGCCTTCATGACCTTCGACGTCTTGGACCGGTACGGCATCCCCAAGGATGTGGTTGCCGTGAATTCCCTCCTCAGCGCCATCTGCAGGGGCAGGGAGACGTCGGAGGCGCTCGAATTTTTCGACAAGATGAAGGGGAAGGTCCCGCCGGACGCTGATACCTTCGCCATACTGCTTGAGGGCTGCGAGAGGGAAGGGAACGCCGCTAGGGCAATGACGACCTTCGCCGAGATGATCAGTCGGATGGGATGGAATTCAGAGAACAAGTCGGCCTACGACGCCTTCTTGACCACTCTGGTCAGGGCCTCTGAAATCGAAGAGACTGTCAAGTACCTAAAAGCGTTGCAGAGCCGAAATTGCTCGCCTAGCATGAAGTTCTTCCGGAACTCTGTCAGTTTGCTCGCTGAAAGGAATGACCCTAAGGCCGCCTCTAAGCTCTGGGATATCATGATCAGTAGCAATTTGCTGCCCAATGTGACAATGTATAATACGATGATTGGCTTGTTCTGTCGAGCGGCCGATGACATGGTCGATGATGCTTACAAGCTCCTGGATGAAATGGCGTTTAATGGCGCATTCCCAGATTCTATTACCTACAATACGATCTTCGAATGCTTGATTAAGAGGGGGAAGACGGAGGAGGCAGCTAAATTTTTCGTCGAAGCTAAGAAAAACGAATGCCATCTTAGTGATTCTGTTTCTGCATCGGCGATCAAGTTCTTCTTCGAATCAGACGACCCTGAAACAGCCATTGAGGTATGGACATACATGGCCGAGAGTGACATTAACCCTAGGGAAGAAAGTGCGAATACTTTGCTCACCTGTCTTGGCGACCTTGGTAGGCTGTATGAAGTGCGAAAATTCTTTGATGTTGTAACTGATAGCGGGATTTATATACACTCTTCGACAATGGTTAAATTGAAGAGGACGTTTGTGGATGCTGGGAAAGGGCAGTCGTATGAAAGGATTGCTAGCAGGTGGAAGGCACGCTCGGATGGCATTAGAAGACTATGA